Proteins found in one Kineosporia sp. NBRC 101731 genomic segment:
- a CDS encoding ammonium transporter, with translation MDTGATAWVMTSAALVLLMTPGLAFFYGGMVRTKSVLNMMMMSFSSLGIVTVLWVLYGYSMAFGDDVGAGLLGNPGDYLGLKGLINDVGSIPTLAFVGFQAVFAIITVALISGAIADRAKFGAWCVFTVVWATIVYFPVAHWVFDFTLTDEDTGAVTHTGGWIANNLAALDFAGGTAVHINAGAAGLALALVLGKRVGWPKEPMRPHNLPFVMLGAGLLWFGWFGFNAGSALGANETAALAWVNTIAATAAAMLGWLITERFRDGHATSLGGASGVVAGLVAITPACGSVNPIGALIIGVLAGVFCALAVGLKFRFGFDDSLDVVGVHLIGGLWGTLSIGFFATHTAPAAFDNDGLLMGGGVELLGKQALAAFAVLAYSFILTYIIGLIIQKTMGFRLDEESEVEGIDGHEHAESAYDSSTGGGSTRPVAAAAKAESEVPA, from the coding sequence ATGGATACCGGCGCAACCGCGTGGGTGATGACGAGTGCTGCGCTCGTTCTGCTCATGACTCCCGGTCTGGCGTTCTTCTACGGCGGCATGGTCCGCACGAAGAGCGTTCTCAACATGATGATGATGAGCTTCAGCTCGCTGGGCATCGTCACCGTTCTGTGGGTTCTCTACGGCTATTCGATGGCGTTCGGCGACGACGTCGGCGCCGGTCTCCTCGGCAACCCGGGTGACTACCTGGGCCTGAAGGGCCTCATCAACGACGTCGGCTCGATCCCGACCCTGGCCTTTGTCGGCTTCCAGGCCGTGTTCGCCATCATCACCGTCGCGCTGATCTCCGGTGCGATCGCCGACCGGGCCAAGTTCGGCGCCTGGTGCGTGTTCACCGTGGTCTGGGCGACGATCGTCTACTTCCCGGTCGCGCACTGGGTCTTCGACTTCACGCTCACCGATGAGGACACCGGCGCGGTCACCCACACCGGTGGCTGGATCGCCAACAACCTCGCCGCGCTCGACTTCGCCGGTGGTACGGCTGTCCACATCAACGCCGGTGCGGCGGGCCTCGCCCTCGCCCTGGTGCTGGGCAAGCGCGTCGGCTGGCCCAAGGAGCCCATGCGGCCCCACAACCTGCCGTTCGTGATGCTGGGTGCCGGTCTGCTGTGGTTCGGCTGGTTCGGCTTCAACGCCGGCTCGGCCCTGGGCGCCAACGAGACCGCTGCTCTCGCCTGGGTCAACACGATCGCCGCGACCGCTGCCGCGATGCTCGGCTGGCTGATCACCGAGCGCTTCCGTGACGGTCACGCCACCTCGCTGGGCGGCGCTTCCGGTGTGGTTGCCGGTCTGGTCGCCATCACCCCGGCCTGCGGTTCGGTCAACCCGATCGGTGCGCTGATCATCGGTGTCCTCGCCGGTGTGTTCTGCGCACTGGCCGTCGGCCTGAAGTTCCGCTTCGGCTTCGACGACTCGCTCGACGTGGTCGGCGTCCACCTGATCGGTGGCCTCTGGGGCACCCTGTCGATCGGCTTCTTCGCCACTCACACGGCTCCCGCCGCGTTCGACAACGACGGTCTGCTCATGGGCGGCGGCGTCGAACTGCTCGGTAAGCAGGCCCTGGCCGCGTTCGCCGTGCTTGCGTACTCGTTCATCCTGACCTACATCATTGGTCTGATCATCCAGAAGACCATGGGCTTCCGCCTGGACGAGGAGTCCGAGGTCGAGGGCATCGACGGGCACGAGCACGCCGAGTCCGCGTACGACTCCTCCACCGGTGGTGGCTCGACCCGTCCGGTGGCTGCTGCCGCCAAGGCTGAGAGCGAGGTTCCGGCATGA
- a CDS encoding P-II family nitrogen regulator — translation MKLITAVIKPHKLDEVKAALETFGVQGMTVSEASGYGRQKGHTEVYRGAEYTVDLVPKSRLEVLVDDTDVADVVDVITKAAATGRIGDGKVWTTPVDDVVRVRTGERGADAL, via the coding sequence ATGAAGCTGATCACCGCAGTGATCAAGCCGCACAAGCTCGACGAGGTGAAGGCTGCACTGGAGACCTTCGGGGTCCAGGGCATGACCGTCAGTGAGGCCAGCGGCTACGGCCGTCAGAAGGGCCACACCGAGGTCTACCGCGGTGCTGAGTACACCGTGGACCTCGTCCCGAAGTCCCGTCTCGAGGTGCTCGTCGACGACACCGACGTGGCTGACGTCGTCGACGTCATCACGAAGGCCGCCGCCACCGGTCGTATCGGTGACGGCAAGGTCTGGACGACGCCGGTCGACGACGTCGTGCGGGTCCGCACCGGCGAGCGCGGCGCGGACGCCCTGTAA
- the ffh gene encoding signal recognition particle protein: MFATLSDRLTATFKSLRGKGRLSEADVDATIREIRRALLDADVALPVVRQFTARIRERAVGIEVSQALNPAQQVVKIVNEELVGILGGETRRLRFAKNPPTVIMLAGLQGAGKTTLAGKLGRWLREQGHTPLLVASDLQRPNAVTQLEVVGQRAGVPVFAPERGVSEGQGVSGTSQGDPVKVARDGVAFARDKHHDVVIIDTAGRLGVDGELMQQAADIKAATSPDEVLFVVDAMIGQDAVTTAMAFMEGVGFTGVVLSKLDGDARGGAALSVVGVTGQPVMFASTGEKLEEFELFHPDRMASRILDMGDILTLIEQAEKAFDADQAEKMAAKLAADEDFTLEDFLAQMAALKNMGSLKKMLGMLPGMGELREQLDNFDEREMDRVEAIIKSMTPLERRQPRVLNGSRRLRVAKGSGTQVSEVNTLIERFGEAQKMMRAMRRGGGMPGMPGMPGMPGMPPGIGGGKKGKGKNTAPRKGKAKSGNPAKRAQQLADGGKKGPAGQPGGAFGVGQPPAIDPANLELPPGFEKFLGR; this comes from the coding sequence GTGTTCGCCACCCTTTCCGATCGCCTGACCGCCACCTTCAAGTCGCTGCGTGGCAAGGGTCGGCTGTCCGAGGCCGACGTCGATGCGACGATCCGTGAGATCCGTCGCGCCCTTCTGGATGCCGACGTCGCCCTGCCGGTGGTGCGGCAGTTCACTGCCCGCATCCGGGAGCGCGCGGTCGGGATCGAGGTCTCGCAGGCCCTGAACCCCGCCCAGCAGGTCGTCAAGATCGTCAACGAGGAGCTCGTCGGCATCCTCGGTGGCGAGACGCGCCGGCTGCGCTTCGCCAAGAACCCGCCCACGGTGATCATGCTCGCCGGTCTCCAGGGTGCGGGTAAGACGACGCTGGCCGGGAAGCTCGGTCGCTGGCTGCGCGAGCAGGGGCACACGCCGCTGCTCGTGGCCTCCGACCTGCAGCGCCCGAACGCCGTCACCCAGCTCGAGGTGGTCGGGCAGCGCGCCGGGGTCCCGGTGTTCGCGCCCGAGCGCGGTGTCTCCGAGGGCCAGGGTGTGTCAGGCACCAGCCAGGGCGACCCGGTGAAGGTGGCCCGCGACGGTGTGGCCTTCGCCCGCGACAAGCACCACGACGTGGTCATCATCGACACCGCCGGTCGTCTCGGCGTCGACGGTGAGCTGATGCAGCAGGCGGCCGACATCAAGGCCGCGACCAGCCCCGACGAGGTGCTGTTCGTCGTCGACGCGATGATCGGTCAAGACGCGGTCACCACGGCCATGGCCTTCATGGAGGGCGTCGGCTTCACCGGTGTCGTGCTCTCCAAGCTCGACGGTGACGCGCGCGGTGGTGCGGCGTTGTCGGTGGTGGGCGTGACCGGTCAGCCGGTGATGTTCGCCTCCACCGGCGAGAAACTGGAAGAGTTCGAGCTCTTCCACCCCGACCGGATGGCGTCCCGCATCCTCGACATGGGTGACATCCTCACTCTGATCGAGCAGGCCGAGAAGGCGTTCGACGCCGATCAGGCCGAGAAGATGGCGGCCAAGCTGGCCGCCGACGAAGACTTCACGCTGGAAGACTTCCTCGCCCAGATGGCGGCCCTGAAGAACATGGGCTCGCTGAAGAAGATGCTCGGCATGCTGCCGGGCATGGGCGAGCTGCGCGAGCAGCTCGACAACTTCGACGAGCGTGAGATGGACCGCGTCGAGGCGATCATCAAATCGATGACACCGCTGGAGCGCCGTCAGCCCCGGGTGCTCAACGGTTCCCGGCGGCTGCGTGTGGCCAAGGGTTCCGGCACGCAGGTCAGCGAGGTCAACACGCTGATCGAGCGTTTCGGTGAGGCGCAGAAGATGATGCGCGCCATGCGCCGCGGCGGGGGGATGCCCGGCATGCCGGGGATGCCCGGCATGCCAGGGATGCCGCCGGGCATCGGTGGCGGCAAGAAGGGCAAGGGCAAGAACACCGCCCCGCGCAAGGGAAAAGCCAAGTCGGGCAACCCGGCCAAGCGCGCCCAGCAGCTCGCCGACGGTGGCAAGAAGGGGCCCGCGGGTCAGCCTGGCGGAGCCTTCGGCGTGGGTCAGCCGCCGGCCATCGACCCGGCGAACCTCGAGCTGCCGCCCGGTTTCGAGAAGTTCCTGGGCCGCTGA
- the rplS gene encoding 50S ribosomal protein L19 — translation MHALDGLDAASLRTDVPAFRAGDTLKVHVRVIEGTRSRVQLFQGVVIRRSGGGVRETFTVRKVSFGVGVERTFPVHSPVIEKIEVAIRGDVRRAKLYYLRSLRGKAAKIKEKRDAIPAR, via the coding sequence ATGCACGCACTTGACGGTCTCGACGCAGCATCGCTGCGCACCGACGTCCCCGCCTTCCGCGCCGGTGACACCCTGAAGGTTCACGTCCGGGTCATCGAAGGCACGCGCTCCCGTGTGCAGCTCTTCCAGGGCGTCGTGATCCGTCGCTCGGGTGGCGGCGTCCGCGAGACCTTCACGGTCCGTAAGGTCAGCTTCGGTGTCGGCGTCGAGCGCACCTTCCCGGTGCACTCCCCGGTCATCGAGAAGATCGAGGTCGCGATCCGCGGTGACGTGCGTCGCGCCAAGCTGTACTACCTGCGTTCGCTGCGCGGCAAGGCCGCGAAGATCAAGGAGAAGCGCGACGCGATCCCGGCGCGCTGA
- the rimM gene encoding ribosome maturation factor RimM (Essential for efficient processing of 16S rRNA) — protein MRLVVARIGRAHGLRGEVSIEVRTDAPDQRFVTGVVLHVEDGSLRRSLAAANIATSLTLGRVRDNNGTLLLTFEEITDRTTAEALRNAVLEVDLPEASDEPDAWYDHELVGLGAVDPAGEKLGEIVAVQHPGAQDLLVVRTVKGENRLVPFVGAIVPEVDVPGGRIVIDAPAGLLEDIDD, from the coding sequence GTGCGTCTCGTGGTTGCAAGAATTGGTCGTGCCCACGGTCTGCGCGGCGAGGTGAGCATCGAGGTCCGGACTGATGCTCCGGACCAGCGGTTCGTGACGGGAGTCGTCCTCCATGTGGAGGACGGCTCCCTTCGCCGTTCCCTGGCGGCGGCGAACATCGCCACCTCACTCACCCTCGGCCGCGTCCGTGACAACAACGGCACGCTGCTCCTGACTTTCGAAGAGATCACCGACCGCACCACGGCCGAGGCACTGCGCAACGCGGTGCTCGAGGTCGATCTGCCGGAGGCCTCCGACGAGCCCGACGCCTGGTACGACCACGAACTGGTCGGTCTGGGGGCGGTCGACCCGGCGGGGGAGAAGCTCGGCGAGATCGTTGCCGTGCAGCACCCCGGCGCCCAGGACCTCCTGGTCGTCCGCACCGTCAAGGGCGAGAACCGGCTCGTGCCGTTCGTCGGGGCGATCGTGCCCGAGGTGGATGTGCCCGGTGGCCGGATCGTCATCGACGCCCCGGCCGGCCTTCTGGAAGACATCGACGACTAA
- a CDS encoding RNA-binding protein produces the protein MLTDALEHLVRGIVAHPDDVVVRSRSLRRGSLLEVRVHPEDLGRVIGRSGRTATALRTVVKAISNGEPVRVDVVDVDRGR, from the coding sequence GTGCTCACCGACGCGCTGGAGCACCTGGTTCGCGGCATCGTCGCCCATCCGGACGACGTGGTCGTGCGCAGTCGCTCGCTGCGGCGGGGTTCCCTGCTCGAGGTCCGGGTCCACCCCGAAGACCTCGGCCGGGTGATCGGTCGTTCCGGTCGTACGGCCACGGCGCTGCGCACCGTGGTCAAGGCCATCTCCAACGGTGAGCCGGTCCGTGTCGACGTCGTCGACGTCGACCGCGGCCGCTGA
- the ftsY gene encoding signal recognition particle-docking protein FtsY, with product MDTVQWIILVAIVALAGLGGTIGLVAGRGRRQPPLPPGGGGTTTLERPAPEEGDGDRSGDVDVLDAPTATPGTPATTGAPTAEPELLEPEAPAVERPEAPQGRLTRLRARLARSNNALGRGLLELLSRDKLDADTWDEIEETLLLADLGVDPTTELIDRLRERVAVLGVRDTEHVRELLREELKALVDPGEGMDRSLAIDHAPGRPAVVMVVGVNGTGKTTTVGKLARVLVAEDKDVVLGAADTFRAAAADQLATWGDRVGVPTIRSDRDGADPASVAFDAVKAGIESEADVVLIDTAGRLQNKVGLMDELGKVKRVVEKHGPVDEILLVLDATTGQNGMQQAKVFSEVVNITGIVLTKLDGTAKGGIVVAVQRALGVPVKLIGLGEGPDDLAPFDPDAFVDALLT from the coding sequence GTGGACACCGTCCAGTGGATCATTCTTGTCGCGATCGTTGCGCTCGCCGGACTCGGCGGCACGATCGGGCTTGTCGCGGGTCGTGGGCGCCGGCAGCCCCCGCTGCCGCCGGGCGGTGGGGGCACCACGACTCTGGAACGTCCCGCACCGGAGGAGGGGGACGGTGACCGCTCCGGTGACGTCGACGTCCTCGATGCTCCGACCGCGACGCCCGGGACTCCCGCGACCACCGGCGCACCGACCGCCGAACCGGAGCTGCTCGAGCCCGAGGCCCCCGCGGTCGAGCGGCCGGAGGCACCGCAGGGCCGCCTGACGCGGCTGCGTGCCCGTCTCGCCCGCTCGAACAATGCCCTCGGTCGGGGCCTGCTGGAACTACTCAGCCGCGACAAGCTCGACGCCGACACCTGGGACGAGATCGAGGAGACGCTGCTCCTGGCCGACCTCGGTGTCGACCCCACCACCGAGCTGATCGACCGGCTGCGCGAACGCGTCGCCGTGCTCGGCGTGCGGGACACCGAGCACGTGCGGGAGTTGCTGCGGGAGGAACTGAAGGCGCTCGTCGACCCGGGCGAGGGTATGGATCGCTCGCTCGCGATCGATCACGCGCCCGGGCGTCCGGCGGTCGTGATGGTCGTCGGCGTCAACGGCACCGGTAAGACCACCACGGTCGGCAAGCTGGCCCGGGTGCTGGTGGCCGAGGACAAGGACGTGGTGCTCGGCGCGGCCGACACCTTCCGGGCCGCGGCCGCCGACCAGCTGGCCACCTGGGGCGACCGGGTCGGCGTACCGACGATCCGTAGCGACCGGGACGGCGCCGACCCCGCCTCGGTGGCGTTCGACGCGGTCAAGGCCGGTATCGAGTCCGAGGCCGATGTCGTGCTGATCGACACCGCGGGGCGTCTGCAGAACAAGGTCGGTCTGATGGACGAGCTGGGCAAGGTCAAGCGGGTCGTGGAGAAGCACGGACCGGTGGACGAGATCCTGCTGGTGCTCGACGCCACCACCGGCCAGAACGGCATGCAGCAGGCCAAGGTCTTCAGCGAGGTGGTCAACATCACCGGCATCGTGCTGACCAAGCTCGACGGCACGGCCAAGGGCGGCATCGTGGTGGCCGTGCAGCGGGCACTGGGAGTGCCGGTCAAGCTCATCGGCCTGGGCGAGGGACCTGACGACCTGGCCCCGTTCGACCCCGACGCCTTCGTGGACGCGTTGCTCACATAA
- a CDS encoding amidohydrolase family protein: MHDGAWILGGRITFERPTGPGLDETVVDGWAIPGLVDAHSHVGLDAHGAVDAKTSEQQALADRDAGALLLRDAGSPADTRWIDDRDDLPVIVRAGRHIARTRRYLRNYAHEIEPEQLPAMMAAQARFGDGWVKIVGDWIDRDTGDLAPCWPLDALTAGLAAAHAEGARVTAHCFGEDCLPDLLAAGIDCIEHATGLGDHPRTHAARNGVPIVPTLINIATFPQIAAQAQEKFPLYAAHMLTLHRRRYETVRAAYEEGVPVYCGTDAGGSLPHGLIASEVSELHVAGLPRTAALDAACWSARTWLGKPSLAEGAPADLVVYEADPRLDLRVLSAPSAVVLRGAVTSGRMVG; encoded by the coding sequence ATGCACGACGGCGCCTGGATTCTCGGGGGCCGGATCACCTTCGAGCGCCCCACCGGTCCCGGGCTGGACGAGACGGTCGTCGACGGCTGGGCCATTCCCGGTCTGGTCGACGCCCACAGCCATGTCGGCCTCGACGCCCACGGCGCGGTCGACGCGAAGACCAGCGAGCAGCAGGCGCTCGCGGACCGCGACGCCGGGGCCCTGCTGCTGCGTGACGCCGGGTCGCCGGCCGACACCCGCTGGATCGACGATCGCGACGACCTGCCGGTGATCGTGCGGGCCGGGCGGCACATCGCCCGCACCCGCCGCTACCTGCGCAACTACGCGCACGAGATCGAGCCGGAACAGTTGCCCGCGATGATGGCGGCGCAGGCCCGGTTCGGCGACGGCTGGGTCAAGATCGTCGGCGACTGGATCGACCGCGACACCGGCGATCTCGCACCCTGCTGGCCTCTCGACGCCCTCACCGCGGGCCTGGCCGCGGCCCACGCCGAGGGCGCCCGGGTCACCGCGCACTGCTTCGGTGAAGACTGTCTGCCGGATCTGCTCGCCGCCGGTATCGACTGCATCGAGCACGCCACCGGTCTCGGCGACCACCCGCGCACGCACGCCGCGAGAAACGGCGTGCCCATCGTCCCCACTTTGATCAACATCGCCACCTTCCCGCAGATCGCGGCGCAGGCGCAGGAGAAGTTCCCGCTCTACGCGGCCCACATGCTCACGCTGCACCGGCGCCGGTACGAGACGGTGCGTGCGGCGTACGAGGAGGGCGTGCCGGTCTACTGCGGAACGGACGCGGGTGGTTCCCTGCCGCACGGACTGATCGCCTCCGAGGTGTCCGAGCTGCACGTGGCCGGGCTGCCGCGCACCGCCGCGCTCGACGCTGCCTGCTGGTCGGCACGGACCTGGCTGGGCAAGCCCTCCCTGGCCGAGGGCGCACCCGCCGATCTGGTGGTCTACGAGGCCGATCCCCGCCTGGATCTGCGGGTCCTGAGCGCGCCGAGCGCGGTCGTGCTTCGCGGAGCTGTGACATCTGGCAGAATGGTCGGCTGA
- a CDS encoding [protein-PII] uridylyltransferase: protein MTAGQFEGLDDGPSENIPHDDDETAEDRARAVAHAARDLRKERLTLALRGGTAGPERRRAMTAMVEKALQLDWAAAVAPLNDRPRRRRQSGLDGLALAAVGSVARGQTGPASDLDLVLLHDGRRLPADEVGELAQRLWYPLWDGGLRLDHSVRTPNQCREVASADLSAAIGLLDLRVIAGDAALVVKTRTSLLSDWRGGIRRRLPQLLESLDERAERYGEAAHLLEPDLKEARGGLRDVTVLRALAASWVTDRPHGSVDEVHELLLDVRDSLQAVTGKNNDRLLLPEQDSVAVLCGLTDADELLARVADCTRSIAYAVDVTARRARQSLPTRRLRPGPRRPRLRPLGHGLVEHDGEVVLGVGVEAAQDPVLPIRAAATAVRAGLPLSPVTVEHLAQDCPPLPDPWPTAAREEFVGMLAGGPSLAQVWESLDRAGVIARWIPEWTAVRNRPQRNAIHRHTVDRHLIETVMQIQGALRDTSRPDLLVLAALLHDIGKIAGAQDHSIAGAPIAGKVARRMGLSEQDSELIERLVREHLTLIELATRRDPDDPRTVEALVGAVGERQETLHLLRALTEADATAVGSVAWTAWRARLVDDLMARAATALSGEEPPGPAPIAQAEVELVRTVLADGRPRVAVTPMDELFTVTVVAPDRSGLLADIAGVLASFRLTVKSALVRTVGSDHLGEAVEGDHDIDIAVDTWWVESRGDMPPPELLEQHLRRLSEGDQSVLDPLIRRDAGFRSRAGAPARPRVVLLPGASEDATVLEVRAADRPGLMHAIGSALAGVGVDLRSAHVATHAGQAVDVLYVCERGGGPLAPPRVAETVSVLVDAGSVPSA from the coding sequence GTGACGGCTGGCCAGTTCGAGGGCCTGGACGACGGTCCGAGCGAGAACATCCCGCACGACGACGATGAGACCGCGGAAGACCGGGCCCGCGCGGTCGCTCACGCCGCCCGTGACCTCCGCAAGGAGCGGCTCACGCTGGCGCTGCGGGGCGGAACGGCCGGCCCGGAACGGCGCCGCGCCATGACCGCGATGGTCGAGAAGGCCCTCCAGCTGGACTGGGCTGCCGCTGTCGCCCCCCTGAACGACCGGCCCAGACGCCGTCGGCAGAGCGGTCTCGACGGCCTGGCGCTCGCCGCCGTCGGCAGTGTTGCCCGCGGTCAGACCGGCCCGGCCAGCGACCTGGACCTGGTACTCCTGCACGACGGTCGCCGGCTTCCCGCCGACGAGGTGGGCGAGCTCGCCCAGCGACTCTGGTACCCGTTGTGGGACGGGGGACTTCGACTCGACCACTCCGTCCGTACACCTAACCAGTGCCGTGAGGTCGCGTCCGCCGACCTGTCCGCGGCCATCGGCCTGCTCGACCTGCGCGTCATCGCGGGTGATGCGGCCCTCGTGGTGAAGACCCGTACGTCGCTGCTCAGTGACTGGCGCGGTGGGATCCGCCGCCGCCTGCCGCAGCTGCTGGAGAGCCTGGACGAGCGTGCCGAGCGTTACGGCGAGGCCGCCCACCTGCTCGAGCCCGATCTCAAGGAGGCCCGCGGCGGGCTGCGCGACGTCACCGTGCTGCGGGCCCTGGCCGCGAGCTGGGTCACCGACCGGCCGCACGGATCGGTGGACGAGGTCCACGAACTCCTCCTCGATGTGCGGGACTCCCTCCAGGCCGTCACCGGCAAGAACAACGACCGGCTCCTGCTGCCCGAGCAGGACTCCGTCGCCGTGCTGTGCGGTCTGACCGACGCCGATGAACTGCTGGCGCGGGTTGCCGACTGCACCCGGTCGATCGCCTACGCCGTCGACGTCACGGCCCGCCGGGCCCGGCAGTCGCTGCCCACACGTCGTCTACGCCCGGGCCCGCGTCGTCCCCGTCTGCGTCCGCTGGGCCACGGTCTGGTCGAGCACGACGGTGAGGTCGTGCTCGGCGTCGGTGTCGAGGCCGCCCAGGATCCGGTGCTACCGATCCGCGCGGCCGCCACCGCTGTCCGCGCCGGGCTGCCGCTGAGCCCGGTCACCGTCGAGCACCTGGCGCAGGACTGCCCGCCCCTGCCCGACCCGTGGCCGACCGCCGCCCGCGAGGAGTTCGTCGGGATGCTGGCCGGTGGCCCGAGCCTGGCCCAGGTCTGGGAGTCGCTCGACCGCGCCGGAGTGATCGCCCGCTGGATCCCCGAGTGGACAGCGGTGCGGAACCGACCGCAGCGCAACGCTATTCATCGGCATACCGTCGACCGGCACCTGATCGAGACGGTCATGCAGATCCAGGGGGCGCTGCGCGACACCTCGCGTCCCGACCTGCTGGTGCTCGCCGCACTCCTCCACGACATCGGCAAAATTGCCGGAGCGCAAGACCATTCGATTGCCGGTGCACCCATTGCCGGGAAGGTCGCACGCCGGATGGGGCTCAGCGAACAGGACAGTGAGCTGATCGAGCGGTTGGTGCGCGAGCACCTGACCCTGATCGAGCTCGCCACCCGTCGCGACCCGGACGATCCGCGCACCGTCGAGGCGCTCGTCGGTGCGGTCGGGGAGCGCCAGGAAACCCTGCATCTGCTGCGGGCCCTCACCGAGGCCGACGCCACGGCCGTGGGCTCGGTGGCGTGGACCGCGTGGCGGGCCCGGCTCGTCGACGACCTGATGGCCCGCGCCGCGACCGCCCTGAGCGGTGAGGAGCCGCCCGGCCCGGCGCCGATCGCCCAGGCCGAGGTGGAGCTGGTGCGCACCGTGCTGGCCGACGGCCGCCCCCGCGTCGCCGTCACCCCGATGGACGAGTTGTTCACCGTCACCGTCGTCGCCCCCGACCGCTCCGGTCTGCTGGCCGACATCGCCGGCGTGCTGGCCAGTTTCCGGCTCACCGTGAAGTCGGCGCTGGTGCGTACCGTGGGCTCCGACCATCTCGGTGAGGCTGTGGAGGGCGACCATGACATCGATATCGCGGTCGACACCTGGTGGGTCGAGAGCCGCGGCGACATGCCCCCGCCGGAGCTCCTGGAGCAGCACCTGCGCCGTCTCAGCGAGGGCGACCAGAGCGTGCTCGATCCCCTGATCCGCCGCGACGCCGGCTTCCGCAGCCGCGCCGGTGCGCCCGCGCGTCCCCGCGTGGTGCTCCTGCCCGGTGCCTCGGAAGACGCCACGGTGCTGGAGGTCCGCGCGGCCGACCGCCCGGGCCTGATGCACGCCATCGGCTCGGCACTGGCCGGCGTCGGCGTGGACCTGCGGTCGGCCCATGTCGCCACTCATGCGGGACAGGCCGTGGACGTGCTCTACGTCTGCGAGCGTGGCGGCGGCCCGCTGGCCCCACCACGCGTGGCGGAGACGGTGTCGGTGCTGGTGGACGCGGGATCGGTGCCGTCGGCCTGA
- the rpsP gene encoding 30S ribosomal protein S16, with product MAVKIRLKRMGKIRAPYYRIVVADSRTKRDGRAIEEIGKYHPTHDPSVIEVDSERAQYWLGVGAQPTEQVLVLLKVTGDWQKHKGLPGAEGTLRVAEPKVEDRSGFAEAKGLNENEAKTLRAKRKDDDAKAKAEKAEKAEAKAEAKTEAKAEEKPAAAEAPAEQA from the coding sequence GTGGCAGTCAAGATCCGTCTCAAGCGGATGGGCAAGATCCGCGCGCCGTACTACCGCATCGTTGTCGCCGACTCGCGCACCAAGCGTGACGGTCGCGCGATCGAGGAGATCGGTAAGTACCACCCGACCCACGACCCGTCGGTCATCGAGGTCGACAGCGAGCGCGCGCAGTACTGGCTCGGCGTCGGCGCGCAGCCGACCGAGCAGGTCCTGGTTCTCCTCAAGGTGACCGGTGACTGGCAGAAGCACAAGGGCCTGCCGGGCGCCGAGGGCACTCTGCGTGTCGCCGAGCCGAAGGTCGAAGACCGTTCGGGCTTCGCCGAGGCGAAGGGCCTGAACGAGAACGAGGCCAAGACCCTGCGCGCCAAGCGCAAGGACGACGACGCCAAGGCGAAGGCCGAGAAGGCTGAGAAGGCCGAAGCGAAGGCTGAAGCGAAGACCGAGGCCAAGGCCGAGGAGAAGCCGGCTGCGGCCGAGGCTCCGGCCGAGCAGGCCTGA
- the trmD gene encoding tRNA (guanosine(37)-N1)-methyltransferase TrmD, with protein MRIDVFSIFPDYLTPLDLSLIGKARRTGLLDLTVHDLRDFTHDRHRTVDDAPAGGGAGMVMKPEPWAEALETLARGQARPTLLVPSPSGQPFTQAMARELAQQEWLAFACGRYEGIDERVYEHAATLMPVQPFSLGDYVLNGGEVAVLAVVEAVARLIPGVIGNAESLVEESHEDGLLEYPVYTKPAVWQDREVPPVLMSGHHAQIERWRRDERLRRTARRRPDLIGVLDPEDTDRQDRAVLLDEGWDLVGSRFRPVTDPVAD; from the coding sequence ATGCGCATCGATGTTTTCTCGATCTTCCCGGACTACCTGACGCCGCTCGACCTCTCACTCATCGGCAAGGCCCGGCGCACCGGTCTGCTCGACCTGACCGTGCACGACCTGCGCGACTTCACCCACGACCGGCACCGCACCGTCGACGACGCCCCCGCCGGGGGTGGCGCCGGCATGGTGATGAAGCCGGAGCCGTGGGCGGAGGCGCTGGAGACCCTGGCTCGGGGCCAGGCCAGGCCGACGCTGCTCGTACCCAGTCCCTCCGGTCAGCCGTTCACCCAGGCGATGGCCCGCGAGCTCGCTCAGCAGGAGTGGCTGGCCTTTGCCTGCGGACGCTACGAGGGCATCGACGAGCGGGTCTACGAGCACGCCGCCACTCTGATGCCCGTCCAGCCCTTCAGCCTGGGCGACTACGTGCTCAACGGTGGCGAGGTCGCCGTGCTGGCCGTGGTCGAGGCGGTCGCCCGGCTGATCCCGGGGGTCATCGGCAATGCCGAGAGCCTGGTCGAGGAGAGCCACGAGGACGGCCTGCTGGAGTACCCGGTGTACACGAAACCGGCCGTCTGGCAGGACCGCGAGGTGCCACCCGTGCTGATGTCCGGTCACCATGCCCAGATCGAGCGCTGGCGCCGCGACGAACGACTCCGCCGGACCGCGCGCCGCCGACCCGACCTCATCGGCGTCCTCGATCCCGAGGACACCGACCGGCAGGACCGCGCCGTACTGCTGGACGAGGGCTGGGACCTCGTGGGTTCCCGATTTCGGCCCGTGACCGACCCTGTGGCAGACTGA